A single genomic interval of Lewinellaceae bacterium harbors:
- a CDS encoding tetratricopeptide repeat protein, with protein sequence MQQLIPFSGIYVILFSVTFFSCMSCSQREKKDDSISVQWKGLMAKTGEAYYASDFRRAESLADSALALTKGVDEVLYAKTLNRKAQVLLKLQEFDEAEKLALLSLQEAEKTDDQEAIGDALNVLGNFYANKVDVSNARVYYERSLALARKINDSLGEGAVLNNLGTCMEVNGYYPEALKYFIDAVEVYEKMDSLRPVGMIYANMAAVYKQQGNYKSAIEFQKRANEISKTTHNTHALIYGSDNLGVYYNAIGEMDTAIHYHHFSLRLADSTGNRKYWFMAYAHLSSSYLLRQEPFIALEYARKAFDLVNTMELPYDKAGIQVKYAKALYETGSTALALSMLNEAKMTADSSNAPDLQLELFDAYANMLEREGDYRSALGYLKQWQAVKDATLDKEKVAAIERENIRFRVNEKDKEIAGQKITNARQQRWVVGLTASVVIVLLLAGLLFFRNQNMKHKSRFLESEKLLLEEMNERLSLDNSDLLRKMEDLKVTATLTQKQIDEIGEQVIVFPTKNRMRVLLKCNEIEYIEQDGDYSWVVPLVKEKKFQMRGTLREMERFLSDFPVFAKVQQSYIVNLDHILECNRSRVKMVSGKDIKLGRDYQDGFMKIYENRKLKPEDARQPDSKGIHQEAKED encoded by the coding sequence ATGCAACAACTCATACCTTTTTCCGGTATTTATGTGATCCTGTTTTCGGTTACATTTTTTTCTTGTATGTCCTGTTCTCAAAGAGAAAAAAAGGATGATAGTATTTCTGTTCAATGGAAAGGGCTGATGGCAAAAACAGGAGAGGCATATTATGCTTCCGATTTCAGAAGAGCAGAATCGTTGGCGGATAGCGCGCTTGCCTTAACCAAAGGAGTGGACGAAGTTTTGTATGCCAAAACACTCAACCGGAAAGCACAGGTGTTGCTTAAATTACAGGAATTCGATGAGGCGGAGAAATTAGCGCTACTTTCTTTACAAGAGGCTGAAAAAACTGACGATCAGGAAGCTATTGGTGATGCCCTCAACGTTTTGGGGAATTTTTATGCCAATAAGGTTGATGTTTCTAATGCCAGGGTTTATTACGAAAGGAGCCTGGCTCTTGCCCGGAAGATAAACGATTCGTTGGGGGAAGGAGCAGTGCTAAACAATCTTGGTACTTGTATGGAGGTAAATGGTTATTACCCGGAAGCGCTTAAGTATTTCATTGATGCAGTTGAAGTATATGAAAAAATGGACAGCTTACGCCCAGTCGGCATGATCTATGCCAATATGGCTGCTGTATACAAACAACAAGGCAACTATAAGTCTGCCATTGAATTTCAGAAAAGAGCGAACGAAATAAGCAAAACCACTCATAATACCCATGCTCTAATCTATGGCTCTGATAATTTGGGCGTTTATTATAATGCTATCGGAGAAATGGACACCGCAATTCATTACCACCATTTTTCTCTCCGCCTGGCTGACAGTACAGGGAACCGAAAATACTGGTTTATGGCATACGCTCATCTGAGTAGCAGCTATCTGTTAAGACAGGAACCTTTCATCGCTTTGGAGTATGCCCGGAAAGCTTTTGATCTCGTAAATACCATGGAACTGCCATACGACAAAGCAGGAATTCAGGTAAAATACGCTAAAGCGTTGTATGAAACAGGAAGCACTGCCCTGGCGCTCAGCATGCTCAATGAGGCTAAAATGACTGCTGATTCCAGCAATGCTCCGGATCTACAACTTGAGCTGTTTGACGCATATGCGAATATGTTGGAAAGAGAGGGCGACTACCGTTCAGCCCTGGGCTATCTAAAGCAGTGGCAGGCGGTAAAAGATGCTACCTTGGACAAAGAAAAAGTGGCGGCAATCGAGCGGGAGAACATAAGGTTCCGGGTAAATGAAAAGGACAAGGAAATTGCTGGACAAAAGATCACTAATGCCCGGCAACAGCGCTGGGTTGTTGGTTTAACGGCCTCTGTAGTCATTGTGTTGCTTTTGGCGGGCCTGCTCTTTTTCAGAAACCAAAACATGAAGCATAAGAGCCGTTTCCTGGAGAGTGAAAAATTACTCCTAGAAGAGATGAACGAAAGGTTGTCACTGGATAACAGCGATCTGCTCCGGAAAATGGAGGACTTAAAAGTGACGGCTACCCTTACTCAAAAGCAGATTGACGAGATCGGTGAGCAGGTTATTGTTTTTCCGACCAAGAATAGGATGAGGGTTCTACTCAAATGTAATGAAATTGAGTACATTGAACAGGACGGGGATTATTCCTGGGTGGTTCCATTAGTGAAGGAAAAGAAGTTCCAGATGCGTGGCACTTTGAGAGAGATGGAAAGATTTCTCTCGGATTTTCCCGTATTTGCAAAAGTCCAACAGTCTTATATCGTAAACCTGGACCACATCTTAGAATGCAACCGTTCACGAGTCAAAATGGTAAGCGGTAAGGATATTAAACTGGGGAGGGATTATCAGGACGGGTTCATGAAAATTTATGAAAATCGTAAACTCAAGCCGGAGGATGCCCGTCAACCCGACTCAAAAGGTATTCACCAGGAAGCTAAAGAAGACTAA